From Myxocyprinus asiaticus isolate MX2 ecotype Aquarium Trade chromosome 49, UBuf_Myxa_2, whole genome shotgun sequence, a single genomic window includes:
- the LOC127438032 gene encoding receptor-type tyrosine-protein phosphatase C-like isoform X32, whose translation MARFFGLGSLLLFLCLAPCVLQEGISAKSSTPPTPTKLPAESQSKKINQTPAEISPTPPLNTSHQQSPDTTAAGVSNLTSAASTTTPLTSTQSSSTSPALTTDNLTSQVMCQYTLQKNETIPPVVKITGSTNRTYTVMLVGTQNETLLKINGSSPFNIPFKQLKPCTKYTVRVDGCSSSGDTMFFYNVKESKTPSVSEVSGEDKVCFKDGTWNLSKCEDVTPENSCKWKAIVFELERCNYTMNVTMPPVKPVIKFTEAIPSQFNWTNKQDKCDYKLEVKCINGKNTNTYGINKPVSLLPLIHYDCTGEVSYQNKYIKSKNISIKIDCEWGKNAEINSGTHHICMSWKPHVSPNDKCPGFKLQNFSAKCDGKNTPEGTIETCNITDDVKCAFKSLQPYTEYECEMNATMSGMKYTISKLLKKTMPYKPNFTSKIKVNYHGHNSFTAKCDGPTYWNGEEGTFKAELINNRKHEITTKSQKCNFDFSNLYYLTTYTIKITAINGNNLEEHISDETTTRYNDKAVIGFLVFLIIVTLVALLFVLYKIVLLKRKRHKEEENIPLMQPLLSVEPIGADSLVDTYKKKIVDEGRLFLAEFQSIPRIFSNYTIKEAKKTENQYKNRYVDILPYDYNRVTLSTGSEGDYINASFIEGYKEPKKYIAAQGPKDETIDDFWRMIWEQKSSIIVMVTRCEEGNKSKCAQYWPSLDSETEIFEDFVVKIRSEDHCPDYIIRHLVLTNKREKATEREVNHIQFISWPDHGVPGDPSLLLKLRRRVNSFKNFFSGPIVIHCSAGVGRTGTYIGIDAMIESLEAEGKVDIYGYVAKLRRQRCLMVQVEAQYILIHTALIEHNQFGETEISLSEFHSELNTFRQKDGNDPSLLEMEFQKLPKFKNWRTFNTAISEDNKKKNRYSSVVPYDFNRVLFRLDMECNQTSDPEDEDEYSSDEEEEESNEYINASFLDGYWCNKSLIAAQGPLPNTMAEFLLMLYQQQTKTLVMLTDCTEDCKDYCAQYWADEKKVFGEMEIEVKKTESFPTYVRRRLEIQSTKKKEILEVDQYQFLKWRNSELPENPQELIEMIRNIKENGGYDNSKINRNIPVVVHCNNGSSRTGIFCALWNLMDSASTEKLVDVFQEVKNLRRERQGMIETIEQYQFLYTALEGAFPVQNGGIKTPASNDKVQIVNETTALLSETASNTCVDQKGAETSQAKESSAQEATAAATENTTASTSPADRASENCSVSEKASTEGAKNGPSVTVDV comes from the exons AGAGTCAGTCTAAAAAGATAAACCAGACTCCAGCAGAAATCTCCCCTACACCCCCACTCAACACCTCACATCAACAGAGCCCCGACACCACAGCAGCAG GTGTGAGTAACCTCACCTCAGCTGCAAGCACCACCACACCTCTCACCTCCACCCAATCCAGCTCAACCTCACCTGCACTCACCACAG ATAACTTAACAAGCCAAGTGATGT GTCAATACACCCTTCAGAAAAATGAAACAATCCCCCCGGTGGTGAAAATCACTGGTTCCACTAACAGAACTTACACAGTCATGCTAGTGGGTACACAGAATGAGACTTTGCTTAAAATAAATGGATCTTCCCCCTTCAATATACCATTTAAACAGTTGAAGCCATGCACTAAGTACACTGTCAGAGTAGACGGCTGCAGTTCCTCTGGAGACACCATGTTTTTTTACAATG TCAAAGAAAGTAAAACCCCTTCTGTCAGTGAGGTATCTGGTGAAGATAAAGTATGTTTTAAGGATGGTACATGGAATCTGTCGAAATGTGAGGATGTAACCCCTGAAAACTCTTGCAAATGGAAGGCAATTGTCTTTGAACTTGAACGTTGCAACTACACAATGAATGTCACCATGCCCCCTG TCAAGCCTGTCATAAAATTTACTGAAGCCATCCCCTCTCAATTTAACTGGACTAATAAACAGGATAAATGTGATTACAAACTTGAAGTCAAGTGCATCAATGGCA AAAACACCAATACTTATGGTATAAATAAACCAGTGTCGTTATTGCCTTTAATACATTATGACTGCACCGGAGAAGTCTCTTACCAGAATAAATACATCAAAAGTAAAAATATCTCAATTAAAATTGACTGCG AGTGGGGGAAAAACGCAGAGATAAATAGTGGCACGCACCATATTTGTATGTCATGGAAACCTCATGTGTCCCCAAATGACAAATGCCCAGGGTTTAAATTGCAAAATTTTTCAGCCAAATGCGATGGAAAGAACACACCTGAAG gaacgaTTGAAACATGCAACATCACAGATGATGTAAAATGTGCTTTTAAGAGCTTACAACCATATACCGAGTATGAATGTGAAATGAATGCTACTATGTCCGGCATGAAATACACTATTTCCAAATTGCTTAAGAAAACAATGCCTTACA AGCCCAACTTCACATCAAAAATTAAAGTAAATTACCATGGTCACAATTCTTTTACCGCAAAATGCGATGGTCCTACATATTGGAATGGGGAAGAGGGAACATTCAAAGCTGAACTCATAAACAACAGAAAACATGAAATAACCACCAAATCTCAGAAGTGTAATTTTGATTTTTCAAATCTTTACTACCTTACCACATATACGATTAAG ATTACAGCCATTAATGGAAATAATTTAGAGGAACATATTTCCGATGAAACTACTACTAGGT ACAACGATAAGGCCGTCATTGGATTCCTGGTTTTCCTAATTATTGTGACGTTAGTTGCTCTCCTGTTTGTGCTGTACAAAATTGTCCTGCTCAAACGAAAACG GCATAAAGAAGAGGAAAATATTCCTCTGATGC AACCCCTTCTCAGTGTTGAGCCCATCGGTGCAGACAGTTTAGTGGACACTTACAAGAAGAAGATCGTTGATGAAGGACGTCTGTTTCTGGCTGAATTTCAG AGCATCCCACGAATTTTCAGCAATTACACCATCAAAGAGGCTAAGAAAACAGAAAACCAGTACAAGAACCGCTACGTTGACATTCTGCCTT ATGACTATAATCGCGTTACACTCTCAACTGGAAGTGAAGGTGACTACATAAATGCCAGCTTTATTGAG GgatacaaagagccaaagaaatACATTGCAGCCCAAG GACCCAAGGATGAGACCATTGATGATTTCTGGAGAATGATCTGGGAGCAAAAGTCCTCCATTATCGTCATGGTTACCCGTTGTGAGGAAGGAAATAAG AGCAAGTGTGCTCAGTATTGGCCATCTTTGGACAGTGAGACTGAGATTTTTGAAGATTTTGTGGTGAAAATCAGATCAGAGGACCACTGCCCCGATTACATCATTCGCCATCTGGTCCTAACCAAT AAGAGAGAGAAAGCTACAGAAAGAGAAGTCAaccacattcagttcatcagttGGCCTGACCACGGAGTACCTGGAGACCCCAGCCTGCTTCTGAAGCTTAGGAGAAGAGTCAACTCCTTCAAGAACTTCTTCAGTGGCCCAATCGTGATTCACTGCAG TGCAGGAGTTGGACGTACAGGAACGTATATTGGCATTGATGCCATGATTGAAAGTCTTGAGGCGGAGGGTAAAGTGGACATCTATGGATATGTAGCAAAACTACGTCGCCAGCGTTGCCTCATGGTTCAAGTGGAG GCCCAGTACATACTGATCCACACTGCTCTGATAGAGCACAACCAGTTTGGAGAGACAGAGATCTCTCTATCTGAGTTTCATTCAGAACTCAACACCTTCAGACAGAAAGATGGAAATGACCCCAGCTTGCTTGAAATGGAGTTCCAG aaactcCCCAAGTTTAAAAACTGGAGAACATTTAACACAGCAATTAGCGAGGACAACAAGAAGAAAAACCGCTACTCATCTGTTGTCCCAT ATGACTTCAACCGAGTCTTGTTCAGACTGGACATGGAGTGCAACCAGACGAGCGATCCTGAGGATGAGGATGAGTATTCGTCagatgaggaagaagaagaatCCAATGAATACATCAACGCCTCATTCCTTGAT GGTTACTGGTGTAATAAGAGTCTCATTGCAGCACAGGGGCCTCTACCAAACACAATGGCAGAGTTCCTGCTTATGCTTTATCAACAACAAACTAAAACATTAGTCATGCTCACAGATTGCACTGAAGATTGCAAG GATTATTGCGCTCAGTATTGGGCAGATGAAAAGAAAGTGTTTGGGGAGATGGAAATCGAGGTGAAAAAGACAGAGAGTTTCCCAACTTATGTCAGACGGCGCTTGGAAATACAATCCACAAAG aagaaagaaatcctTGAGGTGGATCAGTATCAGTTCTTGAAGTGGAGAAACAGTGAACTTCCAGAGAACCCTCAGGAGTTGATAGAGATGATACGAAACATTAAAGAGAACGGTGGCTACGACAACAGCAAAATTAACCGGAATATCCCTGTTGTTGTGCACTGCAA CAATGGATCATCGCGTACTGGAATCTTCTGTGCCTTATGGAATCTCATGGACAGTGCATCCACAGAAAAATTGGTGGACGTGTTCCAGGAGGTCAAAAATTTACGCAGGGAGAGGCAGGGAATGATTGAAACAATT GAGCAGTATCAGTTCCTCTATACAGCTCTAGAGGGAGCCTTCCCTGTGCAGAACGGCGGCATAAAGACACCGGCTTCAAACGACAAAGTTCAAATCGTCAACGAAACCACAGCACTTCTTTCAGAAACTGCCAGCAATACCTGTGTTGACCAGAAGGGGGCAGAAACCAGCCAAGCCAAAGAGAGTAGTGCGCAGGAAGCCACTGCTGCTGCTACAGAAAATACCACTGCTTCAACTTCACCAGCAGATAGAGCCAGTGAGAATTGCAGCGTGTCTGAAAAAGCCTCCACAGAGGGTGCCAAAAATGGGCCCTCTGTGACTGTAGACGTTTGA
- the LOC127438032 gene encoding receptor-type tyrosine-protein phosphatase C-like isoform X22, which translates to MARFFGLGSLLLFLCLAPCVLQEGISAKSSTPPTPTKLPAEPPSQVTVNDSTTLTHTSIKPLTSTHNSSSVSALTSAESQSKKINQTPAEISPTPPLNTSHQQSPDTTAAATNPLPTRTITQITKPTDTGVSNLTSAASTTTPLTSTQSSSTSPALTTDNLTSQVMCQYTLQKNETIPPVVKITGSTNRTYTVMLVGTQNETLLKINGSSPFNIPFKQLKPCTKYTVRVDGCSSSGDTMFFYNVKESKTPSVSEVSGEDKVCFKDGTWNLSKCEDVTPENSCKWKAIVFELERCNYTMNVTMPPVKPVIKFTEAIPSQFNWTNKQDKCDYKLEVKCINGKNTNTYGINKPVSLLPLIHYDCTGEVSYQNKYIKSKNISIKIDCEWGKNAEINSGTHHICMSWKPHVSPNDKCPGFKLQNFSAKCDGKNTPEGTIETCNITDDVKCAFKSLQPYTEYECEMNATMSGMKYTISKLLKKTMPYKPNFTSKIKVNYHGHNSFTAKCDGPTYWNGEEGTFKAELINNRKHEITTKSQKCNFDFSNLYYLTTYTIKITAINGNNLEEHISDETTTRYNDKAVIGFLVFLIIVTLVALLFVLYKIVLLKRKRHKEEENIPLMQPLLSVEPIGADSLVDTYKKKIVDEGRLFLAEFQSIPRIFSNYTIKEAKKTENQYKNRYVDILPYDYNRVTLSTGSEGDYINASFIEGYKEPKKYIAAQGPKDETIDDFWRMIWEQKSSIIVMVTRCEEGNKSKCAQYWPSLDSETEIFEDFVVKIRSEDHCPDYIIRHLVLTNKREKATEREVNHIQFISWPDHGVPGDPSLLLKLRRRVNSFKNFFSGPIVIHCSAGVGRTGTYIGIDAMIESLEAEGKVDIYGYVAKLRRQRCLMVQVEAQYILIHTALIEHNQFGETEISLSEFHSELNTFRQKDGNDPSLLEMEFQKLPKFKNWRTFNTAISEDNKKKNRYSSVVPYDFNRVLFRLDMECNQTSDPEDEDEYSSDEEEEESNEYINASFLDGYWCNKSLIAAQGPLPNTMAEFLLMLYQQQTKTLVMLTDCTEDCKDYCAQYWADEKKVFGEMEIEVKKTESFPTYVRRRLEIQSTKKKEILEVDQYQFLKWRNSELPENPQELIEMIRNIKENGGYDNSKINRNIPVVVHCNNGSSRTGIFCALWNLMDSASTEKLVDVFQEVKNLRRERQGMIETIEQYQFLYTALEGAFPVQNGGIKTPASNDKVQIVNETTALLSETASNTCVDQKGAETSQAKESSAQEATAAATENTTASTSPADRASENCSVSEKASTEGAKNGPSVTVDV; encoded by the exons AGAGTCAGTCTAAAAAGATAAACCAGACTCCAGCAGAAATCTCCCCTACACCCCCACTCAACACCTCACATCAACAGAGCCCCGACACCACAGCAGCAG CCACAAACCCCTTACCCACACGCACTATTACACAAATCACCAAACCAACAGATACAG GTGTGAGTAACCTCACCTCAGCTGCAAGCACCACCACACCTCTCACCTCCACCCAATCCAGCTCAACCTCACCTGCACTCACCACAG ATAACTTAACAAGCCAAGTGATGT GTCAATACACCCTTCAGAAAAATGAAACAATCCCCCCGGTGGTGAAAATCACTGGTTCCACTAACAGAACTTACACAGTCATGCTAGTGGGTACACAGAATGAGACTTTGCTTAAAATAAATGGATCTTCCCCCTTCAATATACCATTTAAACAGTTGAAGCCATGCACTAAGTACACTGTCAGAGTAGACGGCTGCAGTTCCTCTGGAGACACCATGTTTTTTTACAATG TCAAAGAAAGTAAAACCCCTTCTGTCAGTGAGGTATCTGGTGAAGATAAAGTATGTTTTAAGGATGGTACATGGAATCTGTCGAAATGTGAGGATGTAACCCCTGAAAACTCTTGCAAATGGAAGGCAATTGTCTTTGAACTTGAACGTTGCAACTACACAATGAATGTCACCATGCCCCCTG TCAAGCCTGTCATAAAATTTACTGAAGCCATCCCCTCTCAATTTAACTGGACTAATAAACAGGATAAATGTGATTACAAACTTGAAGTCAAGTGCATCAATGGCA AAAACACCAATACTTATGGTATAAATAAACCAGTGTCGTTATTGCCTTTAATACATTATGACTGCACCGGAGAAGTCTCTTACCAGAATAAATACATCAAAAGTAAAAATATCTCAATTAAAATTGACTGCG AGTGGGGGAAAAACGCAGAGATAAATAGTGGCACGCACCATATTTGTATGTCATGGAAACCTCATGTGTCCCCAAATGACAAATGCCCAGGGTTTAAATTGCAAAATTTTTCAGCCAAATGCGATGGAAAGAACACACCTGAAG gaacgaTTGAAACATGCAACATCACAGATGATGTAAAATGTGCTTTTAAGAGCTTACAACCATATACCGAGTATGAATGTGAAATGAATGCTACTATGTCCGGCATGAAATACACTATTTCCAAATTGCTTAAGAAAACAATGCCTTACA AGCCCAACTTCACATCAAAAATTAAAGTAAATTACCATGGTCACAATTCTTTTACCGCAAAATGCGATGGTCCTACATATTGGAATGGGGAAGAGGGAACATTCAAAGCTGAACTCATAAACAACAGAAAACATGAAATAACCACCAAATCTCAGAAGTGTAATTTTGATTTTTCAAATCTTTACTACCTTACCACATATACGATTAAG ATTACAGCCATTAATGGAAATAATTTAGAGGAACATATTTCCGATGAAACTACTACTAGGT ACAACGATAAGGCCGTCATTGGATTCCTGGTTTTCCTAATTATTGTGACGTTAGTTGCTCTCCTGTTTGTGCTGTACAAAATTGTCCTGCTCAAACGAAAACG GCATAAAGAAGAGGAAAATATTCCTCTGATGC AACCCCTTCTCAGTGTTGAGCCCATCGGTGCAGACAGTTTAGTGGACACTTACAAGAAGAAGATCGTTGATGAAGGACGTCTGTTTCTGGCTGAATTTCAG AGCATCCCACGAATTTTCAGCAATTACACCATCAAAGAGGCTAAGAAAACAGAAAACCAGTACAAGAACCGCTACGTTGACATTCTGCCTT ATGACTATAATCGCGTTACACTCTCAACTGGAAGTGAAGGTGACTACATAAATGCCAGCTTTATTGAG GgatacaaagagccaaagaaatACATTGCAGCCCAAG GACCCAAGGATGAGACCATTGATGATTTCTGGAGAATGATCTGGGAGCAAAAGTCCTCCATTATCGTCATGGTTACCCGTTGTGAGGAAGGAAATAAG AGCAAGTGTGCTCAGTATTGGCCATCTTTGGACAGTGAGACTGAGATTTTTGAAGATTTTGTGGTGAAAATCAGATCAGAGGACCACTGCCCCGATTACATCATTCGCCATCTGGTCCTAACCAAT AAGAGAGAGAAAGCTACAGAAAGAGAAGTCAaccacattcagttcatcagttGGCCTGACCACGGAGTACCTGGAGACCCCAGCCTGCTTCTGAAGCTTAGGAGAAGAGTCAACTCCTTCAAGAACTTCTTCAGTGGCCCAATCGTGATTCACTGCAG TGCAGGAGTTGGACGTACAGGAACGTATATTGGCATTGATGCCATGATTGAAAGTCTTGAGGCGGAGGGTAAAGTGGACATCTATGGATATGTAGCAAAACTACGTCGCCAGCGTTGCCTCATGGTTCAAGTGGAG GCCCAGTACATACTGATCCACACTGCTCTGATAGAGCACAACCAGTTTGGAGAGACAGAGATCTCTCTATCTGAGTTTCATTCAGAACTCAACACCTTCAGACAGAAAGATGGAAATGACCCCAGCTTGCTTGAAATGGAGTTCCAG aaactcCCCAAGTTTAAAAACTGGAGAACATTTAACACAGCAATTAGCGAGGACAACAAGAAGAAAAACCGCTACTCATCTGTTGTCCCAT ATGACTTCAACCGAGTCTTGTTCAGACTGGACATGGAGTGCAACCAGACGAGCGATCCTGAGGATGAGGATGAGTATTCGTCagatgaggaagaagaagaatCCAATGAATACATCAACGCCTCATTCCTTGAT GGTTACTGGTGTAATAAGAGTCTCATTGCAGCACAGGGGCCTCTACCAAACACAATGGCAGAGTTCCTGCTTATGCTTTATCAACAACAAACTAAAACATTAGTCATGCTCACAGATTGCACTGAAGATTGCAAG GATTATTGCGCTCAGTATTGGGCAGATGAAAAGAAAGTGTTTGGGGAGATGGAAATCGAGGTGAAAAAGACAGAGAGTTTCCCAACTTATGTCAGACGGCGCTTGGAAATACAATCCACAAAG aagaaagaaatcctTGAGGTGGATCAGTATCAGTTCTTGAAGTGGAGAAACAGTGAACTTCCAGAGAACCCTCAGGAGTTGATAGAGATGATACGAAACATTAAAGAGAACGGTGGCTACGACAACAGCAAAATTAACCGGAATATCCCTGTTGTTGTGCACTGCAA CAATGGATCATCGCGTACTGGAATCTTCTGTGCCTTATGGAATCTCATGGACAGTGCATCCACAGAAAAATTGGTGGACGTGTTCCAGGAGGTCAAAAATTTACGCAGGGAGAGGCAGGGAATGATTGAAACAATT GAGCAGTATCAGTTCCTCTATACAGCTCTAGAGGGAGCCTTCCCTGTGCAGAACGGCGGCATAAAGACACCGGCTTCAAACGACAAAGTTCAAATCGTCAACGAAACCACAGCACTTCTTTCAGAAACTGCCAGCAATACCTGTGTTGACCAGAAGGGGGCAGAAACCAGCCAAGCCAAAGAGAGTAGTGCGCAGGAAGCCACTGCTGCTGCTACAGAAAATACCACTGCTTCAACTTCACCAGCAGATAGAGCCAGTGAGAATTGCAGCGTGTCTGAAAAAGCCTCCACAGAGGGTGCCAAAAATGGGCCCTCTGTGACTGTAGACGTTTGA
- the LOC127438032 gene encoding receptor-type tyrosine-protein phosphatase C-like isoform X35 produces MARFFGLGSLLLFLCLAPCVLQEGISAKSSTPPTPTKLPAATSPSPTSTFTQTSNPTDISKGVSNLTSAASTTTPLTSTQSSSTSPALTTDNLTSQVMCQYTLQKNETIPPVVKITGSTNRTYTVMLVGTQNETLLKINGSSPFNIPFKQLKPCTKYTVRVDGCSSSGDTMFFYNVKESKTPSVSEVSGEDKVCFKDGTWNLSKCEDVTPENSCKWKAIVFELERCNYTMNVTMPPVKPVIKFTEAIPSQFNWTNKQDKCDYKLEVKCINGKNTNTYGINKPVSLLPLIHYDCTGEVSYQNKYIKSKNISIKIDCEWGKNAEINSGTHHICMSWKPHVSPNDKCPGFKLQNFSAKCDGKNTPEGTIETCNITDDVKCAFKSLQPYTEYECEMNATMSGMKYTISKLLKKTMPYKPNFTSKIKVNYHGHNSFTAKCDGPTYWNGEEGTFKAELINNRKHEITTKSQKCNFDFSNLYYLTTYTIKITAINGNNLEEHISDETTTRYNDKAVIGFLVFLIIVTLVALLFVLYKIVLLKRKRHKEEENIPLMQPLLSVEPIGADSLVDTYKKKIVDEGRLFLAEFQSIPRIFSNYTIKEAKKTENQYKNRYVDILPYDYNRVTLSTGSEGDYINASFIEGYKEPKKYIAAQGPKDETIDDFWRMIWEQKSSIIVMVTRCEEGNKSKCAQYWPSLDSETEIFEDFVVKIRSEDHCPDYIIRHLVLTNKREKATEREVNHIQFISWPDHGVPGDPSLLLKLRRRVNSFKNFFSGPIVIHCSAGVGRTGTYIGIDAMIESLEAEGKVDIYGYVAKLRRQRCLMVQVEAQYILIHTALIEHNQFGETEISLSEFHSELNTFRQKDGNDPSLLEMEFQKLPKFKNWRTFNTAISEDNKKKNRYSSVVPYDFNRVLFRLDMECNQTSDPEDEDEYSSDEEEEESNEYINASFLDGYWCNKSLIAAQGPLPNTMAEFLLMLYQQQTKTLVMLTDCTEDCKDYCAQYWADEKKVFGEMEIEVKKTESFPTYVRRRLEIQSTKKKEILEVDQYQFLKWRNSELPENPQELIEMIRNIKENGGYDNSKINRNIPVVVHCNNGSSRTGIFCALWNLMDSASTEKLVDVFQEVKNLRRERQGMIETIEQYQFLYTALEGAFPVQNGGIKTPASNDKVQIVNETTALLSETASNTCVDQKGAETSQAKESSAQEATAAATENTTASTSPADRASENCSVSEKASTEGAKNGPSVTVDV; encoded by the exons GTGTGAGTAACCTCACCTCAGCTGCAAGCACCACCACACCTCTCACCTCCACCCAATCCAGCTCAACCTCACCTGCACTCACCACAG ATAACTTAACAAGCCAAGTGATGT GTCAATACACCCTTCAGAAAAATGAAACAATCCCCCCGGTGGTGAAAATCACTGGTTCCACTAACAGAACTTACACAGTCATGCTAGTGGGTACACAGAATGAGACTTTGCTTAAAATAAATGGATCTTCCCCCTTCAATATACCATTTAAACAGTTGAAGCCATGCACTAAGTACACTGTCAGAGTAGACGGCTGCAGTTCCTCTGGAGACACCATGTTTTTTTACAATG TCAAAGAAAGTAAAACCCCTTCTGTCAGTGAGGTATCTGGTGAAGATAAAGTATGTTTTAAGGATGGTACATGGAATCTGTCGAAATGTGAGGATGTAACCCCTGAAAACTCTTGCAAATGGAAGGCAATTGTCTTTGAACTTGAACGTTGCAACTACACAATGAATGTCACCATGCCCCCTG TCAAGCCTGTCATAAAATTTACTGAAGCCATCCCCTCTCAATTTAACTGGACTAATAAACAGGATAAATGTGATTACAAACTTGAAGTCAAGTGCATCAATGGCA AAAACACCAATACTTATGGTATAAATAAACCAGTGTCGTTATTGCCTTTAATACATTATGACTGCACCGGAGAAGTCTCTTACCAGAATAAATACATCAAAAGTAAAAATATCTCAATTAAAATTGACTGCG AGTGGGGGAAAAACGCAGAGATAAATAGTGGCACGCACCATATTTGTATGTCATGGAAACCTCATGTGTCCCCAAATGACAAATGCCCAGGGTTTAAATTGCAAAATTTTTCAGCCAAATGCGATGGAAAGAACACACCTGAAG gaacgaTTGAAACATGCAACATCACAGATGATGTAAAATGTGCTTTTAAGAGCTTACAACCATATACCGAGTATGAATGTGAAATGAATGCTACTATGTCCGGCATGAAATACACTATTTCCAAATTGCTTAAGAAAACAATGCCTTACA AGCCCAACTTCACATCAAAAATTAAAGTAAATTACCATGGTCACAATTCTTTTACCGCAAAATGCGATGGTCCTACATATTGGAATGGGGAAGAGGGAACATTCAAAGCTGAACTCATAAACAACAGAAAACATGAAATAACCACCAAATCTCAGAAGTGTAATTTTGATTTTTCAAATCTTTACTACCTTACCACATATACGATTAAG ATTACAGCCATTAATGGAAATAATTTAGAGGAACATATTTCCGATGAAACTACTACTAGGT ACAACGATAAGGCCGTCATTGGATTCCTGGTTTTCCTAATTATTGTGACGTTAGTTGCTCTCCTGTTTGTGCTGTACAAAATTGTCCTGCTCAAACGAAAACG GCATAAAGAAGAGGAAAATATTCCTCTGATGC AACCCCTTCTCAGTGTTGAGCCCATCGGTGCAGACAGTTTAGTGGACACTTACAAGAAGAAGATCGTTGATGAAGGACGTCTGTTTCTGGCTGAATTTCAG AGCATCCCACGAATTTTCAGCAATTACACCATCAAAGAGGCTAAGAAAACAGAAAACCAGTACAAGAACCGCTACGTTGACATTCTGCCTT ATGACTATAATCGCGTTACACTCTCAACTGGAAGTGAAGGTGACTACATAAATGCCAGCTTTATTGAG GgatacaaagagccaaagaaatACATTGCAGCCCAAG GACCCAAGGATGAGACCATTGATGATTTCTGGAGAATGATCTGGGAGCAAAAGTCCTCCATTATCGTCATGGTTACCCGTTGTGAGGAAGGAAATAAG AGCAAGTGTGCTCAGTATTGGCCATCTTTGGACAGTGAGACTGAGATTTTTGAAGATTTTGTGGTGAAAATCAGATCAGAGGACCACTGCCCCGATTACATCATTCGCCATCTGGTCCTAACCAAT AAGAGAGAGAAAGCTACAGAAAGAGAAGTCAaccacattcagttcatcagttGGCCTGACCACGGAGTACCTGGAGACCCCAGCCTGCTTCTGAAGCTTAGGAGAAGAGTCAACTCCTTCAAGAACTTCTTCAGTGGCCCAATCGTGATTCACTGCAG TGCAGGAGTTGGACGTACAGGAACGTATATTGGCATTGATGCCATGATTGAAAGTCTTGAGGCGGAGGGTAAAGTGGACATCTATGGATATGTAGCAAAACTACGTCGCCAGCGTTGCCTCATGGTTCAAGTGGAG GCCCAGTACATACTGATCCACACTGCTCTGATAGAGCACAACCAGTTTGGAGAGACAGAGATCTCTCTATCTGAGTTTCATTCAGAACTCAACACCTTCAGACAGAAAGATGGAAATGACCCCAGCTTGCTTGAAATGGAGTTCCAG aaactcCCCAAGTTTAAAAACTGGAGAACATTTAACACAGCAATTAGCGAGGACAACAAGAAGAAAAACCGCTACTCATCTGTTGTCCCAT ATGACTTCAACCGAGTCTTGTTCAGACTGGACATGGAGTGCAACCAGACGAGCGATCCTGAGGATGAGGATGAGTATTCGTCagatgaggaagaagaagaatCCAATGAATACATCAACGCCTCATTCCTTGAT GGTTACTGGTGTAATAAGAGTCTCATTGCAGCACAGGGGCCTCTACCAAACACAATGGCAGAGTTCCTGCTTATGCTTTATCAACAACAAACTAAAACATTAGTCATGCTCACAGATTGCACTGAAGATTGCAAG GATTATTGCGCTCAGTATTGGGCAGATGAAAAGAAAGTGTTTGGGGAGATGGAAATCGAGGTGAAAAAGACAGAGAGTTTCCCAACTTATGTCAGACGGCGCTTGGAAATACAATCCACAAAG aagaaagaaatcctTGAGGTGGATCAGTATCAGTTCTTGAAGTGGAGAAACAGTGAACTTCCAGAGAACCCTCAGGAGTTGATAGAGATGATACGAAACATTAAAGAGAACGGTGGCTACGACAACAGCAAAATTAACCGGAATATCCCTGTTGTTGTGCACTGCAA CAATGGATCATCGCGTACTGGAATCTTCTGTGCCTTATGGAATCTCATGGACAGTGCATCCACAGAAAAATTGGTGGACGTGTTCCAGGAGGTCAAAAATTTACGCAGGGAGAGGCAGGGAATGATTGAAACAATT GAGCAGTATCAGTTCCTCTATACAGCTCTAGAGGGAGCCTTCCCTGTGCAGAACGGCGGCATAAAGACACCGGCTTCAAACGACAAAGTTCAAATCGTCAACGAAACCACAGCACTTCTTTCAGAAACTGCCAGCAATACCTGTGTTGACCAGAAGGGGGCAGAAACCAGCCAAGCCAAAGAGAGTAGTGCGCAGGAAGCCACTGCTGCTGCTACAGAAAATACCACTGCTTCAACTTCACCAGCAGATAGAGCCAGTGAGAATTGCAGCGTGTCTGAAAAAGCCTCCACAGAGGGTGCCAAAAATGGGCCCTCTGTGACTGTAGACGTTTGA